One part of the Clostridium thermosuccinogenes genome encodes these proteins:
- a CDS encoding DUF4956 domain-containing protein, producing MTFNDVFKSSFLEKAVSFSFLDVAMAMVIAFCIGLYIFFVYKKTFSGVMYSASFGVSLMAMTLITTLIILAVTSNIILSLGMVGALSIVRFRTAIKEPLDIAFLFWAISAGIVTGAGLIPLAVIGTVFIGLILLVFVNRKSTDTPYLIVVNCENDKAEAEAISLIKSKAKKSMVKAKTVSRNGIELTVEVRLADMAAGVVNELLSVAGVENAVLVSYNGEYMQ from the coding sequence ATGACATTCAATGATGTTTTTAAAAGCAGTTTTTTAGAAAAAGCGGTATCTTTTTCATTTTTAGACGTGGCGATGGCCATGGTGATCGCCTTTTGCATCGGGCTGTATATATTTTTTGTTTACAAGAAGACTTTTTCAGGGGTTATGTATTCAGCATCTTTTGGTGTTTCGCTCATGGCGATGACCCTCATCACCACCCTCATCATTCTGGCAGTTACATCAAATATAATCTTGTCCCTCGGCATGGTGGGCGCATTGTCCATCGTCCGCTTCAGAACAGCAATTAAAGAGCCTCTTGACATCGCATTTTTGTTTTGGGCAATTTCCGCCGGCATAGTGACCGGTGCAGGACTTATCCCTCTTGCGGTCATCGGTACGGTTTTCATTGGGTTGATATTGCTCGTGTTTGTAAACAGAAAAAGTACGGATACACCTTATTTGATAGTTGTAAATTGCGAAAACGACAAAGCGGAGGCAGAAGCTATAAGTCTTATAAAATCAAAGGCCAAAAAGAGTATGGTCAAAGCTAAAACGGTATCGAGGAACGGTATTGAGTTGACAGTAGAAGTCCGCCTTGCTGACATGGCCGCAGGTGTTGTCAACGAACTCCTTTCGGTAGCTGGTGTGGAAAATGCCGTGCTTGTAAGCTATAACGGCGAATACATGCAATAA
- a CDS encoding HAMP domain-containing sensor histidine kinase produces MKFNFRSLGFKLWIYYILFSAIILLLLWLLQIVFMNSFYERMKTENIEKIADTIKDSYKQEDFRSIIDRYTFKNSILVFITDLQGNIIYASDEHGSGGPGSWDFPSNRVPLPLENAARPLPKDYGIFLQKLLQSENGKITYTLSGGRYRGKILVYGAKLQDAVLYISTPLEPINSTTNILKTQLLYVTVIALLLGFVIAFFIAKKLAKPISNITSTAGQLALGNYNIQFQKGYCTEIDELAATLNHAAKELSKVESLRRDLIANMSHDLRTPLTMIKAYSEMIRDISGDNREKRETHLKVIMEEADRLSSLVNDILDLSVMQSGNESPRLVNINLSDILKRVLSRFEPLSEREGYTIKAKIEHDLYVLADEKRMEQVFYNLIGNAVNYIGEDRMILVNLIDSGGRVRFEVRDNGCGIPEEDLKYIWERYYKSKNHKRYVVGTGLGLSIVKSILDMHGARYGVQSKVGHGTMFWFELKRNIIKIAKNPACSKSSKPF; encoded by the coding sequence ATGAAGTTTAATTTCAGATCCTTAGGTTTCAAGCTTTGGATATACTATATTTTGTTTTCTGCCATAATATTGCTGTTATTGTGGCTTCTTCAGATTGTCTTCATGAACAGCTTTTACGAGAGGATGAAAACCGAAAATATTGAAAAAATAGCTGATACAATTAAGGATAGCTATAAGCAGGAAGATTTTAGATCCATCATCGACCGATATACTTTTAAAAACTCAATCCTCGTCTTTATAACAGACCTGCAGGGAAACATCATCTATGCTTCGGATGAACATGGCTCAGGCGGTCCCGGCAGTTGGGATTTTCCCAGCAACAGAGTGCCCCTTCCCTTGGAGAACGCAGCAAGGCCTCTTCCTAAGGATTACGGTATTTTTCTTCAAAAGCTGCTCCAAAGTGAAAATGGTAAAATTACCTATACTCTGTCAGGGGGCAGATACAGAGGCAAAATCCTCGTCTACGGCGCAAAGCTGCAGGATGCAGTCCTGTATATCAGCACTCCCCTTGAACCAATAAACTCAACCACCAATATTCTGAAAACACAGCTTTTGTATGTCACCGTCATTGCACTGCTTCTGGGCTTTGTTATCGCATTCTTCATAGCAAAAAAGCTGGCAAAACCTATTTCCAATATCACCAGCACTGCTGGACAGCTGGCTTTGGGCAATTACAACATACAATTTCAAAAAGGATATTGCACCGAGATAGACGAACTGGCTGCCACCCTTAACCATGCTGCCAAAGAGCTGTCAAAGGTGGAAAGCTTGAGGCGGGATCTTATTGCCAACATGTCCCACGACCTTCGCACTCCCCTTACTATGATAAAAGCTTATTCTGAAATGATCAGGGATATCTCCGGAGATAACCGGGAAAAGCGGGAAACTCACCTCAAAGTAATCATGGAGGAAGCCGACAGGCTCTCATCCCTCGTCAATGATATACTGGACCTGTCGGTAATGCAGTCCGGGAACGAATCCCCAAGGCTTGTCAACATCAATTTAAGCGATATCCTGAAAAGAGTTCTTTCGCGTTTTGAACCTTTATCTGAACGGGAAGGCTACACCATCAAAGCAAAGATTGAGCATGATCTTTATGTCCTTGCGGATGAGAAGCGGATGGAGCAAGTATTCTACAACTTGATAGGCAATGCGGTCAACTATATCGGAGAAGACAGGATGATCCTGGTCAACCTTATTGATTCAGGCGGACGGGTTCGCTTTGAGGTCAGGGACAATGGCTGTGGAATACCGGAGGAAGATCTTAAGTACATATGGGAAAGATACTACAAGTCAAAGAACCATAAGCGCTACGTTGTTGGCACCGGGCTTGGCCTGTCCATCGTGAAAAGCATACTGGACATGCACGGTGCAAGGTATGGTGTCCAAAGCAAGGTAGGACACGGCACCATGTTCTGGTTTGAGCTAAAAAGGAATATTATTAAAATAGCAAAAAACCCGGCCTGCTCAAAATCAAGCAAGCCTTTCTAA
- a CDS encoding polyphosphate polymerase domain-containing protein, which yields MKEQKFRHEIKHYINYFDYLELVSRLKYLTKYDENASPDGSYKVRSLYFDNLYDKALREKVDGVQDREKFRIRYYNDDTSFIRLEKKSKRSGLCLKQSTVISKEQCQMLLNGNLKFLKESSNPLFLELYVKMHTQLLRPKSIVDYTRCAFEYPAGNVRLTIDKDILTSSNVAQFLNPQLPCRKVSKIIIFEVKYDDFLPRVIADAIQVNSRQATAFSKYAVCRAL from the coding sequence TTGAAAGAACAGAAATTCCGCCATGAGATAAAGCACTATATCAACTATTTTGACTATCTGGAACTGGTTTCAAGGCTCAAATATCTCACAAAATATGATGAAAATGCATCGCCTGACGGCAGTTACAAAGTGCGGAGCTTATACTTTGACAACCTGTATGACAAAGCCCTCCGGGAAAAGGTTGATGGCGTACAGGACAGGGAAAAATTCCGCATACGTTATTATAATGACGATACTTCCTTTATAAGGCTTGAAAAAAAGAGCAAACGAAGCGGGCTTTGCCTGAAACAATCCACAGTCATTTCAAAAGAGCAATGTCAGATGCTTTTGAACGGAAACCTGAAGTTTTTGAAAGAAAGCAGTAATCCGCTGTTTTTGGAGCTCTATGTCAAAATGCACACACAACTGCTTCGTCCTAAAAGCATTGTGGATTATACCCGATGTGCCTTTGAGTATCCTGCCGGAAATGTGAGGCTTACCATAGACAAAGACATACTGACCAGCAGCAACGTGGCACAATTTTTGAATCCACAGCTTCCTTGCCGCAAGGTATCCAAAATCATTATCTTTGAAGTTAAATACGATGATTTTTTGCCCCGGGTGATAGCAGATGCCATACAAGTAAACAGCAGACAGGCAACCGCATTTTCAAAATATGCAGTATGCAGAGCATTATGA
- a CDS encoding CotH kinase family protein: protein MIQSKYINWITAVAVIIALIAALLLINLSNAETVNSGTVQLYETKLFGGDIIDIDIIVDQSEWESMLENAMAEEYIMVDVVINGTKFQNVGIRPKGNSSLTQVARDSTTDRFSFRLKFDEYIKGQTCFGLDTFVVNNMLGDNSYMKEYLSYDIFNYIGVDTPLYDFANISVNGEPWGLYLAIEAYDDSYLSRVYGDAAGNLYNVKSMEMGNNDGNRMPNNGQMPNIPDGMPSPRNAAGQPPINGGMQPSDDGGMQAPGDGNKDSTENEGMMPPNNGMGQPSGNGGMQPSANGGVQPPDNNAGQQSGNDVRLPQDNGSRDIQIRNGRWGQNQQHSGDANTQGNQAMPNQSMPNMRSEAQNGNIGRFGRGGMGGRGSSGGDLKYTDDNESSYSSIFNNAIGKTTSADHQRVIKALKNLSTGTELETYFDVDKILRYMAAHTVVVNLDSYSSNMAQNYYIYEKNGKITILPWDYNFSFGGFQSGSASDVVNFPIDTPVSGVFLEDRPLFAKLLENEEYKARYHEYMNEIVNGYFSDGKWADKIEQLDNLIAGYVEKNPTAFCTFEEYKKALPALTKLGELRAESILGQLKGTIPSTTEGQRANPSALVSADGLNLSDLGNGMGGRGRGMVGGPNRAGNANGQGAPAFFFGDNAVMPDMATMQKAMEVIRSADGGNLTEEQKAQLTELGLTDEQIAFLQDMGSRFRQGMPGIRNGWTPDGGGGIQSNAAGDIMQYGKNSIAVISGLFALLITAIVFASKYRRSY, encoded by the coding sequence TTGATACAAAGTAAATATATAAATTGGATTACTGCCGTTGCAGTTATTATAGCACTGATTGCAGCTCTGCTGCTGATAAACCTTTCCAACGCTGAAACTGTCAACAGTGGGACGGTACAATTATATGAGACCAAGCTGTTCGGCGGTGACATCATCGATATAGACATTATTGTGGATCAGTCCGAGTGGGAGTCCATGCTTGAAAATGCCATGGCGGAAGAATATATAATGGTGGATGTGGTCATAAATGGTACGAAATTTCAGAATGTCGGCATACGGCCAAAGGGCAATTCAAGTCTTACTCAGGTGGCACGGGACAGCACCACCGACAGGTTCAGCTTCCGACTGAAATTTGACGAATATATCAAAGGACAGACCTGTTTTGGCCTTGACACCTTTGTTGTAAACAACATGCTGGGCGACAATTCTTATATGAAAGAGTATCTATCCTATGATATTTTCAATTACATCGGAGTGGATACACCTCTCTATGATTTTGCCAATATATCGGTAAATGGCGAACCATGGGGCTTATACCTCGCCATAGAAGCCTATGATGACAGTTATTTAAGCAGAGTATACGGAGATGCGGCAGGAAACCTGTACAATGTTAAATCAATGGAGATGGGCAATAATGATGGCAACCGGATGCCAAACAATGGGCAAATGCCCAATATACCTGATGGTATGCCGTCCCCAAGGAATGCCGCCGGGCAGCCACCGATAAATGGAGGCATGCAGCCATCGGATGACGGAGGAATGCAAGCACCGGGTGATGGAAACAAAGATTCAACAGAAAATGAAGGCATGATGCCACCGAATAATGGTATGGGGCAGCCGTCGGGTAATGGAGGTATGCAGCCATCGGCTAATGGGGGTGTGCAACCGCCGGATAATAATGCAGGGCAGCAGTCAGGCAATGATGTCAGGCTGCCACAGGATAATGGCAGCAGGGACATACAAATCCGAAACGGGAGATGGGGACAAAATCAGCAGCATTCTGGCGATGCAAACACACAGGGAAATCAAGCAATGCCCAACCAAAGCATGCCAAATATGAGGTCAGAAGCTCAAAACGGCAATATTGGCAGATTTGGACGAGGGGGAATGGGTGGACGTGGTTCCTCCGGAGGAGACCTTAAATACACCGATGATAATGAGAGCAGTTATTCCTCTATCTTTAATAATGCCATCGGGAAAACAACTTCAGCGGACCATCAAAGGGTCATCAAAGCGCTCAAAAATTTAAGCACCGGAACAGAATTGGAAACCTATTTCGATGTGGATAAAATTCTGCGTTATATGGCAGCTCATACTGTGGTGGTAAATCTTGACAGTTATTCATCAAATATGGCTCAAAATTATTACATCTATGAGAAGAATGGGAAAATTACTATTTTGCCATGGGATTACAACTTTTCCTTTGGAGGATTCCAATCAGGCAGCGCTTCCGATGTTGTGAATTTTCCGATCGATACGCCGGTAAGCGGTGTATTCCTTGAAGACAGGCCGCTTTTCGCTAAACTTCTTGAAAATGAAGAGTACAAAGCCAGGTATCATGAGTATATGAATGAAATCGTAAACGGGTACTTCAGCGATGGGAAATGGGCGGACAAGATAGAACAGCTTGACAATCTGATTGCAGGCTATGTGGAAAAGAACCCTACAGCTTTTTGCACCTTTGAGGAATATAAAAAGGCATTGCCGGCCTTGACAAAATTGGGAGAGCTCCGGGCAGAAAGCATCCTGGGTCAGCTCAAGGGAACAATACCCTCTACAACGGAAGGACAAAGAGCAAATCCAAGCGCACTTGTTTCAGCTGATGGTTTAAATTTAAGCGATTTAGGAAATGGAATGGGCGGCAGAGGCCGTGGCATGGTGGGAGGCCCAAACCGGGCAGGTAATGCAAACGGACAAGGAGCACCGGCGTTTTTTTTCGGTGATAACGCGGTAATGCCTGATATGGCTACAATGCAAAAAGCTATGGAGGTCATACGAAGTGCGGATGGAGGAAACCTGACGGAAGAGCAAAAGGCCCAATTGACGGAGCTGGGGCTGACAGATGAACAGATAGCATTCCTGCAGGACATGGGCAGCCGGTTCAGACAGGGAATGCCCGGTATTAGAAATGGATGGACGCCCGATGGGGGAGGCGGTATTCAGAGCAATGCGGCCGGAGATATCATGCAATACGGCAAAAACAGCATAGCTGTGATTAGCGGATTGTTTGCGCTTTTGATCACGGCTATCGTATTCGCATCAAAATACAGGAGAAGTTATTAA
- a CDS encoding response regulator transcription factor: MYKILVVEDEKYIRDVIREYAEFEGNEVVEAVDGMEAVALCKQQDFDVIVMDVMMPKLDGFSACKEIKKIKDIPILMLSARSEEYDKLFGFEMGIDDYVVKPFSPKELMARLNVIVKRNKNRTMATQNKRLKFGGLEIDILGRSVFVDGKKVDMTPKEYDLLVYMAENKNIALTRENLIKEVWGYDFYGDDRTLDTHIKLLRKSLGNYASHITTLRGVGYRFEG; the protein is encoded by the coding sequence ATGTACAAAATACTTGTCGTCGAGGATGAAAAATATATACGGGATGTCATAAGAGAATACGCAGAGTTTGAGGGAAACGAGGTTGTTGAGGCCGTCGACGGCATGGAAGCCGTAGCTTTATGCAAGCAGCAGGATTTTGACGTAATCGTGATGGATGTGATGATGCCAAAATTGGATGGTTTTTCAGCTTGCAAAGAGATTAAAAAAATAAAGGATATACCCATACTTATGCTTTCAGCCCGGAGTGAGGAATATGACAAGCTGTTTGGCTTTGAAATGGGTATAGACGACTATGTGGTCAAGCCCTTTTCTCCCAAAGAGTTGATGGCAAGGCTCAATGTCATTGTGAAGCGCAATAAGAACAGGACGATGGCAACCCAGAACAAACGCCTTAAGTTTGGAGGACTTGAAATCGATATTCTGGGACGAAGCGTTTTCGTGGACGGAAAAAAAGTTGACATGACTCCCAAGGAATACGATTTGCTGGTATATATGGCTGAAAACAAGAACATAGCCCTTACGCGGGAAAACTTGATAAAGGAAGTATGGGGATACGATTTTTATGGTGATGACAGAACTTTGGATACGCATATAAAGCTTTTGAGAAAATCCCTTGGGAATTATGCCTCTCATATCACAACGCTGCGCGGCGTTGGCTACCGGTTTGAAGGGTAG